One region of Zingiber officinale cultivar Zhangliang chromosome 7B, Zo_v1.1, whole genome shotgun sequence genomic DNA includes:
- the LOC122004024 gene encoding phytosulfokines 3-like → MAFCSKKIMLLFIALLLFVSLAHASRSVPIDHPKEDNSKGLEKEVMEEKLEGCGNGEEEDECLMRRTLVAHTDYIYTQEKHN, encoded by the exons ATGGCATTTTGCTCCAAAAAGATCATGCTTTTGTTCATTGCTCTCCTCCTCTTTGTGTCTTTAGCTCATGCAAGTAGGTCAGTGCCAATTGATCATCCAAAGGAAGACAACTCCAAG GGTTTGGAAAAGGAGGTGATGGAAGAGAAACTAGAAGGTTGTGgtaatggagaagaagaggatgaatgCTTGATGAGGAGGACTTTGGTGGCACACACCGACTACATTTATACGCAAGAGAAGCATAATTGA